From the genome of Solanum lycopersicum chromosome 12, SLM_r2.1:
GTTCCAGGATCAACGGTTGGAGTTGGTGGTGTTTCAATAGTAGGCGTAGAGGGGGTAGATGGTGTACTAGGTGTAGGAGTAGGGGAAGGATAGTAACCACCACCCCCTGGAGTGCTTGGAGTTCCAGGGTCAACGGTAGGAGTTGGTGGTGTTTCAATTGTAGGCGTAGAGGGGGTAGATGGTGTACTAGGTGTAGGAGTAGGGGAAGGATAGTATCCACCACCCCCCGGAGTGCTTGGAGTACCGGGGTCAGGAGTTGGTGTACTAGGAGGGGTTCCACCTCCACCATGATGAGTTGGTGGAGGCGAAGAATAACTACCTCCTCCATGCCCTCCTGATGGAGGGGATGGGGTAGGGTTATGATGATGGTGATGTTTATGCCCTCCACTAGGGGCCGGGGTACCACAATTCCCACCAGGTGATTTTCCTCCATGACCACCTTCTCCTGAATCATGAGACGGAGGTGTATGTGAACCTGAACCTgtcaatcataaaatatactatgAATATCAAAatgctatattttatatacactaACAATAACGTGAACAAGTTTATAACTTGTTAAATTATAGCAAGTAAACGTCGTCATTTGCATGTTACAACAATTGTATGTATAAAATTTTACCTGAACTAGGAGGATTTCCGGTACTCGGATCAGGAGAGTAATATGTCTTTTGTTCTTCAAAAGAAGCTCTAGCCATAACAGGAGTGACCAAATTATGTATGAGCAATGCAGCCCACAAAATTAGAGATATTTGCTTGTAATTCCCCATTTTTGTTTGCTTCCAAATTAAAG
Proteins encoded in this window:
- the LOC101261198 gene encoding protodermal factor 1, which produces MGNYKQISLILWAALLIHNLVTPVMARASFEEQKTYYSPDPSTGNPPSSGSGSHTPPSHDSGEGGHGGKSPGGNCGTPAPSGGHKHHHHHNPTPSPPSGGHGGGSYSSPPPTHHGGGGTPPSTPTPDPGTPSTPGGGGYYPSPTPTPSTPSTPSTPTIETPPTPTVDPGTPSTPGGGGYYPSPTPTPSTPSTPSTPTIETPPTPTVDPGTPSTPGGGGYYPSPTPTPSTPSTPTIETPPTPTVDPGTPSTPGGGGGYYPSPTPTTPSTPTIETPPTPIIDPGTPSAPGVFPIDPNSPPFTCNYWRTHPTLIWGLFGWLGTVGNSFGVASVPGFGSNMNLLQALSNSRTDAYGDLYREGTASLLNSMVSKSFTYTTNQVRDSFVSALSSDKSAAAQAQLFKLANEGRA